From a single Streptomyces misionensis genomic region:
- a CDS encoding sulfurtransferase: MSRSDVLVDADWLQEHLDDPTIAIVEVDEDTSAYEKNHIKNAIRIDWTKDLQDPVRRDFIDQAGFEKLLSEKGIGNDHTVILYGGNNNWFASYAYWYFKLYGHESVKLLDGGRKKWELDARELVAGDEVPERARTEYKAKPQDASIRAFRDDVVAAIGTQNLVDVRSPDEFSGKLLAPAHLPQEQSQRPGHVPSARNIPWSKNANDDGTFKSDEELKELYAAENVDLAKDTIAYCRIGERSALTWFVLHELLGVENVKNYDGSWTEYGSLVGVPIELGANK, from the coding sequence ATGAGTCGCAGCGACGTCCTGGTCGACGCCGACTGGCTGCAGGAGCACCTGGACGACCCGACCATCGCGATCGTCGAGGTGGACGAGGACACGTCCGCCTACGAGAAGAACCACATCAAGAACGCGATCCGCATCGACTGGACCAAGGACCTCCAGGACCCGGTGCGCCGTGACTTCATCGACCAGGCGGGCTTCGAGAAGCTCCTGTCGGAGAAGGGCATCGGCAACGACCACACGGTGATCCTCTACGGCGGCAACAACAACTGGTTCGCCTCGTACGCCTACTGGTACTTCAAGCTGTACGGCCACGAGAGCGTCAAGCTCCTCGACGGCGGCCGCAAGAAGTGGGAGCTGGACGCCCGCGAGCTGGTCGCCGGCGACGAGGTGCCCGAGCGCGCCAGGACCGAGTACAAGGCCAAGCCGCAGGACGCCTCGATCCGCGCCTTCCGCGACGACGTCGTGGCGGCCATCGGCACCCAGAACCTGGTCGACGTCCGCTCGCCCGACGAGTTCTCCGGCAAGCTGCTCGCCCCGGCCCACCTGCCGCAGGAGCAGTCCCAGCGCCCCGGCCACGTGCCGAGCGCCCGGAACATCCCGTGGTCCAAGAACGCCAACGACGACGGCACGTTCAAGTCGGACGAGGAGCTGAAGGAGCTCTACGCCGCCGAGAACGTGGACCTCGCCAAGGACACGATCGCCTACTGCCGCATCGGTGAGCGCTCGGCCCTGACCTGGTTCGTGCTGCACGAGCTGCTCGGCGTGGAGAACGTCAAGAACTACGACGGCTCCTGGACCGAGTACGGCTCCCTCGTCGGTGTGCCGATCGAGCTCGGCGCCAACAAGTAA
- a CDS encoding GNAT family N-acetyltransferase yields MNDVRTVTEADFDDWQRALAVGFTDPPVLAREQLDARRKKFVPGRYLGVVDDGRWVATLRSFEQELTVVGGGVVPADAISGVTVSPTHRRRGMLSRMMAQDLAAARERGDVVATLIAAEYPIYGRFGFGPATWASRWTVETRRAGLDPRWSGPDDGGRIELLDAEEVRKLGPELYDRFRLGRPGAISRDELWWQEHTGALRTHAEFKEPTYALYRAARGEVQGLVSYASDRTWSGKQPDQTANVFKLFGTTPAAERGLWHYLCSIDWVSRVDSGYRAPDDLLPLCLPDPRAARITEHGDWLWVRVLDVVRALEARTYDREGALVLEIEDEAGFAAGRYRLDASPSGASCTPTTASADLTLDVRELASVWLGGESLLRLAALGRVREEREGAARQADALFRSPGLPWCPDMF; encoded by the coding sequence ATGAACGACGTCCGCACCGTCACCGAGGCCGATTTCGACGACTGGCAGCGCGCCCTGGCCGTGGGCTTCACCGATCCGCCGGTCCTCGCCCGCGAACAACTCGACGCCCGCCGGAAGAAGTTCGTGCCGGGGCGGTACCTGGGGGTCGTCGACGACGGCCGCTGGGTGGCCACCCTGCGCTCCTTCGAGCAGGAACTGACCGTGGTGGGCGGCGGGGTGGTCCCCGCCGACGCCATCAGCGGCGTCACCGTGAGCCCCACCCACCGCCGCCGCGGCATGCTGAGCCGGATGATGGCCCAGGACCTCGCGGCGGCGCGGGAGCGCGGTGACGTGGTCGCCACGCTGATCGCCGCCGAGTACCCGATCTACGGCCGCTTCGGCTTCGGCCCGGCCACCTGGGCGAGCCGGTGGACCGTCGAGACCCGGCGGGCCGGTCTCGACCCGCGCTGGTCGGGCCCGGACGACGGCGGCCGGATCGAGCTGCTGGACGCCGAGGAGGTGCGCAAGCTGGGCCCGGAGCTGTACGACCGGTTCCGCCTCGGCCGGCCCGGCGCGATCAGCCGCGACGAGCTGTGGTGGCAGGAGCACACCGGGGCGCTGCGCACCCACGCCGAGTTCAAGGAGCCGACGTACGCCCTCTACCGCGCGGCCCGCGGCGAGGTCCAGGGCCTGGTGTCGTACGCCAGTGACCGGACCTGGTCGGGCAAGCAGCCCGACCAGACCGCGAACGTCTTCAAGCTGTTCGGGACCACCCCGGCGGCTGAGCGCGGGCTGTGGCACTACCTGTGCTCCATCGACTGGGTCTCCAGGGTCGACAGCGGCTACCGCGCCCCCGACGACCTGCTGCCGCTGTGCCTGCCCGACCCGCGCGCCGCCCGGATCACCGAGCACGGGGACTGGCTGTGGGTGCGCGTGCTGGACGTCGTACGGGCCCTGGAGGCGCGCACGTACGACCGGGAGGGCGCACTGGTGCTGGAGATCGAGGACGAGGCCGGGTTCGCCGCCGGCCGCTACCGGCTGGACGCCTCGCCCTCCGGCGCGTCCTGCACGCCGACCACCGCGAGCGCCGATCTCACCCTGGACGTGCGGGAGCTGGCGTCGGTGTGGCTGGGCGGGGAGTCGCTGCTGCGGCTCGCGGCGCTGGGCCGGGTGCGCGAAGAGCGAGAGGGCGCCGCCCGTCAGGCCGACGCCCTGTTCCGCTCGCCCGGGCTCCCGTGGTGCCCGGACATGTTCTGA
- a CDS encoding HAD family hydrolase, translating into MTSHTTSDANEIEKLRVLITSARVVLWDFDGPICRLFAGHKAERIAADLVGWLERQGLHGLLTESERTTPDPQVVLRAVGRSRPGSDLVTGLEERLTQEELRAASSALPTAYADPVIRTWTAVGARLAVTTNNSPRVVRTYLESRGLTACFAPHLYGRTEQLHHLKPDPHCLLRALSATGATPADALMIGDAPSDFAAARDAGVPFLGYARNEDKEKPLRAAGATHVVRSLEPLLRLLRDGRRAG; encoded by the coding sequence GTGACTTCTCATACGACTTCTGATGCGAACGAGATCGAGAAGCTTCGTGTACTGATCACTTCCGCCCGGGTCGTGCTGTGGGACTTCGACGGCCCCATCTGCCGGCTGTTCGCCGGCCACAAGGCCGAGCGGATCGCCGCCGACCTGGTCGGCTGGCTGGAGCGGCAGGGTTTGCACGGCCTGCTCACCGAGTCCGAGCGGACGACGCCGGACCCCCAGGTGGTGCTGCGCGCGGTGGGCCGCAGCCGCCCCGGCAGCGACCTCGTCACCGGCCTGGAGGAGCGCCTCACCCAGGAGGAACTGCGCGCCGCCTCCTCCGCCCTGCCCACCGCCTACGCCGACCCCGTGATCCGCACCTGGACCGCCGTCGGCGCCCGGCTCGCCGTCACCACCAACAACTCGCCCCGGGTGGTGCGCACCTATCTGGAGTCCCGGGGCCTGACCGCCTGCTTCGCCCCGCACCTGTACGGCCGTACCGAGCAGCTGCACCACCTCAAGCCGGACCCGCACTGCCTGCTGCGCGCCCTCAGCGCGACCGGCGCCACCCCCGCCGACGCCCTGATGATCGGCGACGCCCCCTCGGACTTCGCCGCGGCCCGCGACGCCGGGGTCCCCTTCCTGGGCTACGCCCGCAACGAGGACAAGGAGAAGCCGCTGCGCGCGGCCGGGGCCACCCACGTCGTCCGTTCGCTGGAACCGCTGTTGCGCCTGCTCAGGGACGGTAGGCGGGCCGGTTAG
- a CDS encoding Fur family transcriptional regulator has protein sequence MVSTDWKSDLRQRGYRLTPQRQLVLEAVDTLEHATPDDILVEVRKTASGVNISTVYRTLELLEELGLVSHAHLGHGAPTYHLADRHHHLHLVCRDCENVIEADVSVAAEFTDKLRRQFGFDTDMKHFAIFGRCKDCSPKGPSATS, from the coding sequence GTGGTGAGCACCGACTGGAAGAGCGACCTCAGGCAGCGCGGTTACCGGCTGACGCCGCAACGGCAGCTTGTCCTCGAAGCCGTGGACACCCTTGAGCACGCGACCCCCGACGACATCCTCGTGGAAGTGAGGAAGACGGCGTCGGGGGTCAACATTTCCACCGTGTACCGCACGCTGGAGCTGCTGGAGGAGCTGGGCCTGGTCAGCCACGCCCATCTGGGGCACGGCGCGCCGACGTACCACCTCGCCGACCGGCACCACCATCTGCACCTGGTGTGCCGGGACTGCGAGAACGTCATCGAGGCCGATGTGAGCGTGGCCGCGGAGTTCACCGACAAACTGCGGCGGCAGTTCGGGTTCGACACCGACATGAAGCACTTCGCGATCTTCGGTCGCTGCAAGGACTGTTCGCCGAAGGGCCCGTCCGCCACGTCGTAG
- a CDS encoding DUF3099 domain-containing protein — MSCDRRRSGHRRVARRAALPRTPFPPTSALRHGAEPAARSYPGDMYARRRHVYFAMMGVCVGLFVLAWGGVRIWSVPAAVGMCIVAMVIPPVAAMIANRRGPEDRWWDDPSGDPESDEWWDELDGKKRPRR; from the coding sequence ATCAGTTGTGACAGGCGCCGCAGCGGCCACCGTCGTGTCGCCCGCCGAGCCGCGCTTCCACGCACGCCGTTCCCGCCGACCAGCGCCCTCCGCCATGGCGCTGAACCCGCCGCTCGGTCCTACCCTGGAGACATGTACGCACGGCGACGTCACGTGTACTTCGCCATGATGGGGGTCTGTGTGGGCCTCTTCGTCCTGGCGTGGGGGGGCGTGCGTATCTGGTCCGTCCCGGCGGCCGTCGGCATGTGCATCGTGGCCATGGTGATCCCGCCGGTCGCGGCGATGATCGCCAACCGGCGGGGGCCGGAGGACCGTTGGTGGGACGACCCGTCCGGCGATCCCGAGTCCGACGAGTGGTGGGACGAGCTGGACGGCAAGAAGCGCCCGCGCCGCTAA
- a CDS encoding DUF1416 domain-containing protein, with product MCGAKAGGPDASAIKPGETTIQGQVTRDGEPVTGYVRLLDSTGEFTAEVPTSATGQFRFYAAEGTWTVRALVPGGTADRTVVAQQGGLAEVAIAV from the coding sequence ATGTGCGGAGCGAAGGCCGGCGGCCCCGACGCCTCGGCGATCAAGCCCGGTGAGACCACCATCCAGGGCCAGGTGACCCGTGACGGCGAGCCGGTGACGGGCTACGTCCGTCTGCTCGACTCGACCGGTGAGTTCACCGCGGAGGTTCCGACCTCGGCGACCGGTCAGTTCCGCTTCTACGCGGCCGAGGGCACGTGGACCGTCCGCGCGCTGGTGCCCGGCGGCACCGCCGACCGCACGGTCGTCGCGCAGCAGGGCGGGCTCGCGGAGGTCGCCATCGCCGTCTGA
- a CDS encoding FABP family protein produces the protein MIEIPSDLHKDLVPLAFLLGNWAGAGVHDFPGSQKCNFGQEVTFSHDGRDFLEYHSHTWVLDNDGNKVRPLESESGFWRIDADRKVEVTMTRDDGTIEIWYGEMADKKPQIDLVTDAVARTAAARPYTGGKRLYGYVKSDLMWVGEKQTPEVELRPYMSAHLKKVVTPEEVERWAKALPDDMPDDGIAFFK, from the coding sequence ATGATCGAGATCCCGTCCGACCTGCACAAGGACCTCGTCCCGCTCGCCTTCCTCCTCGGCAACTGGGCCGGTGCGGGCGTGCACGACTTCCCCGGCTCGCAGAAGTGCAACTTCGGGCAGGAGGTCACCTTCAGCCACGACGGCCGGGACTTCCTGGAGTACCACTCCCACACCTGGGTCCTGGACAACGACGGCAACAAGGTCCGCCCGCTGGAGTCGGAGTCCGGCTTCTGGCGGATCGACGCCGACCGCAAGGTCGAGGTCACGATGACCCGTGACGACGGCACCATCGAGATCTGGTACGGCGAGATGGCCGACAAGAAGCCCCAGATCGACCTGGTGACGGACGCCGTCGCCCGGACCGCCGCCGCCCGGCCGTACACCGGCGGCAAGCGGCTCTACGGCTACGTCAAGAGCGACCTCATGTGGGTCGGCGAGAAGCAGACCCCCGAGGTCGAGCTGCGCCCCTACATGTCCGCCCACCTGAAGAAGGTCGTCACCCCCGAAGAGGTCGAACGCTGGGCCAAGGCCCTCCCGGACGACATGCCGGACGACGGCATCGCCTTCTTCAAGTAG
- a CDS encoding Ms5788A family Cys-rich leader peptide encodes MKRQADLTKRRAVDLCRVAAMLCRPF; translated from the coding sequence ATGAAGCGACAGGCGGATCTCACGAAGCGGCGGGCAGTCGACCTGTGCCGCGTTGCCGCCATGCTCTGTCGCCCCTTCTGA
- a CDS encoding DsrE family protein, with protein sequence MAKKLVIKVTAGADAPERCSQAFTVAAVAVASGVDVSLWLTGESSWFALPGRAAEFELPHAAPLPDLLDSLLAAGRVTLCTQCAARREITEKDVIEGVRIAGAQVFVQEALADDTQALVY encoded by the coding sequence ATGGCGAAGAAGCTCGTGATCAAGGTGACGGCAGGGGCCGATGCCCCGGAGCGCTGCTCGCAGGCGTTCACGGTGGCGGCGGTGGCCGTGGCCAGTGGAGTGGACGTCTCGCTGTGGCTGACCGGGGAGTCGTCGTGGTTCGCGCTGCCCGGCCGGGCCGCCGAGTTCGAGCTGCCGCACGCGGCCCCGCTGCCCGACCTGCTCGACTCCCTCCTCGCGGCCGGCCGCGTCACGCTGTGCACCCAGTGCGCGGCCCGGCGGGAGATCACCGAGAAGGACGTGATCGAGGGCGTCCGCATCGCGGGCGCGCAGGTCTTCGTCCAGGAGGCACTGGCGGACGACACCCAGGCGCTCGTCTACTGA
- a CDS encoding DUF2993 domain-containing protein, translating to MRALRILLILVVVLGGLFVIVDRVAVHFAQGQAADKLKANENLASTPDVHIKGFPFLTQVAGGSLDDVEVGIKSYDAATGDAGKTIRIDDLKADMKGVSFSGDYSSATASSATGTATISYDELLKTAKPEPTEILPGVNAQVVSLADGGNGKIKVTAKVSGTVAGAIPVNRTVSVLSTVSVVHDKVEVHADSLPAVTGLSVAEDRVRTITDFQQAIDRLPGGIKLDKVEAAQDGVRITVRGSDVKLAG from the coding sequence ATGCGCGCCCTGCGAATACTGCTGATCCTCGTCGTCGTCCTGGGCGGGCTGTTCGTGATCGTGGACCGGGTGGCGGTGCACTTCGCCCAGGGCCAGGCGGCGGACAAGCTCAAGGCGAACGAGAACCTGGCGTCGACGCCGGACGTGCACATCAAGGGCTTCCCGTTCCTCACCCAGGTCGCCGGCGGCTCCCTGGACGACGTCGAGGTCGGCATCAAGAGCTACGACGCGGCCACCGGCGACGCCGGCAAGACGATCCGCATCGACGACCTGAAGGCCGACATGAAGGGCGTCTCCTTCTCCGGCGACTACAGTTCGGCCACCGCCTCCAGCGCCACCGGCACCGCCACCATCTCCTACGACGAGCTGCTGAAGACGGCCAAGCCCGAGCCGACCGAGATCCTGCCCGGGGTCAACGCCCAGGTCGTCAGCCTCGCCGACGGCGGCAACGGGAAGATCAAGGTGACGGCCAAGGTGAGCGGCACCGTCGCGGGCGCCATCCCCGTCAACCGCACCGTCTCCGTCCTCAGCACCGTCAGCGTCGTCCACGACAAGGTCGAGGTGCACGCCGACTCGCTGCCCGCCGTCACCGGTCTCTCGGTCGCCGAGGACCGGGTCCGCACGATCACCGACTTCCAGCAGGCCATCGACCGGCTGCCCGGCGGCATCAAGCTGGACAAGGTGGAGGCCGCCCAGGACGGCGTGCGGATCACCGTGCGGGGTTCGGACGTCAAGCTGGCGGGGTAG
- a CDS encoding YgfZ/GcvT domain-containing protein, with amino-acid sequence MKSPLLSLPGAVPAEGVDEGVAAHYGDLFREQRALADGTGFVDLSHRGVITVTGEDRLSWLHLLLTQHVSELPAGQATEALILSAHGHIEHALYLVDDGTTVWAHVEPGTREALVAYLESMKFFYRVDVADRTADFAVVHLPAGSIAQAPEGVVVRETAYGRDLFLPREELESFAATHGPAAGLLAHEALRVEQHRPRLGFETDHRTIPHELGWIGTAVHLQKGCYRGQETVARVQNLGKPPRRLVFLHLDGSEVHLPAPGTELRLADEGPDGRKVGFVTTSVRHHELGPVALALVKRNVPVDARLLAGETAAAQETVVEP; translated from the coding sequence ATGAAGAGCCCCCTGCTGTCCCTGCCCGGCGCCGTCCCCGCCGAGGGCGTGGACGAAGGTGTCGCCGCCCACTACGGCGACCTGTTCCGCGAGCAGCGTGCCCTCGCCGACGGCACCGGATTCGTCGATCTCTCCCACCGCGGTGTCATCACCGTCACCGGCGAGGACCGGCTGTCCTGGCTGCACCTGCTGCTCACCCAGCACGTCAGCGAACTGCCCGCCGGCCAGGCCACCGAGGCGCTGATCCTGTCCGCGCACGGACACATCGAGCACGCGCTCTACCTGGTGGACGACGGCACCACGGTCTGGGCGCACGTCGAGCCGGGCACGCGCGAGGCGCTGGTCGCCTACCTGGAGTCGATGAAGTTCTTCTACCGGGTCGACGTCGCCGACCGCACCGCCGACTTCGCGGTGGTCCACCTGCCGGCCGGGTCCATCGCGCAGGCGCCCGAGGGCGTCGTCGTACGCGAGACGGCGTACGGCCGTGACCTCTTCCTGCCGCGCGAGGAGCTGGAGTCCTTCGCGGCCACGCACGGGCCCGCGGCGGGGCTGCTCGCGCACGAGGCGCTGCGGGTGGAGCAGCACCGGCCCCGGCTCGGCTTCGAGACCGACCACCGCACGATCCCGCACGAGCTGGGCTGGATCGGAACGGCGGTGCACCTCCAGAAGGGCTGCTACCGGGGGCAGGAGACCGTCGCCCGGGTCCAGAACCTGGGCAAGCCGCCGCGCCGCCTGGTCTTCCTGCACCTCGACGGCAGCGAGGTCCACCTCCCGGCGCCGGGCACCGAACTCCGCCTCGCGGACGAGGGCCCCGACGGCCGCAAGGTCGGCTTCGTGACGACGTCGGTGCGCCACCACGAGCTGGGTCCGGTGGCGCTCGCGCTGGTGAAGCGGAACGTGCCGGTGGACGCGCGGCTCCTGGCCGGAGAGACGGCGGCGGCGCAGGAGACCGTGGTCGAGCCGTAG
- a CDS encoding aerial mycelium formation protein → MSTSSTSELPAPQGTFRPPVQRADEPRGVTASPARPSGPELSRLSLPELRALRRDAQRDEADLSYVRRLLQGRIDILRAELARRGRAAVPAPEDASVVELLPEILRDAPARHRSSARHVTVGPPHNEEVRRLAAEMLGEVELSDLTARTDLELTVAMSRLVRNEQEVSRRRQRLQHTADGCGGEIARRYRVGEAQVDDLLV, encoded by the coding sequence ATGAGCACTTCCAGCACCAGCGAGCTGCCGGCCCCGCAGGGGACCTTCCGGCCGCCCGTGCAGCGGGCCGACGAGCCCAGGGGCGTCACCGCCTCGCCCGCCCGGCCGTCCGGGCCCGAGCTGTCCCGGCTGAGCCTGCCCGAACTGCGCGCGCTGCGCCGCGACGCCCAGCGCGACGAGGCCGACCTCAGTTATGTGCGGCGCCTGTTGCAGGGCCGGATCGACATCCTGCGCGCGGAGCTGGCGCGGCGCGGCCGGGCGGCGGTGCCCGCGCCGGAGGACGCCTCCGTGGTCGAGCTGCTCCCGGAGATCCTGCGGGACGCCCCGGCCCGGCACCGTTCCTCGGCCCGCCATGTGACCGTCGGCCCCCCGCACAACGAGGAGGTGCGCCGGCTGGCCGCCGAGATGCTCGGCGAGGTGGAGCTGAGCGATCTCACCGCCCGCACCGACCTCGAACTGACCGTCGCCATGAGCCGGTTGGTGCGCAACGAGCAGGAGGTCTCGCGGCGCCGCCAGCGCTTGCAGCACACCGCCGACGGCTGCGGCGGGGAGATCGCCCGCCGCTACCGGGTGGGCGAGGCACAGGTCGACGATCTGCTGGTGTGA
- the dtd gene encoding D-aminoacyl-tRNA deacylase, which yields MRAVVQRVDGASVVVNGETVGAIEGEGLCVLVGVTHDDTKEKAAQLARKLWSIRMLTGERSCSDADAPLLVISQFTLYGDARKGRRPTWNAAAPGDVAEPLVEEVVAQLRALGATVATGRFGAQMRVSLTNDGPFTVLLEM from the coding sequence ATGCGTGCGGTGGTGCAGAGAGTGGACGGCGCGAGCGTCGTCGTGAACGGCGAGACGGTGGGCGCGATCGAGGGCGAGGGCCTGTGCGTGCTCGTCGGCGTGACCCACGACGACACCAAGGAGAAGGCGGCGCAGCTGGCCCGCAAGCTCTGGTCGATCCGGATGCTGACCGGGGAGCGCTCGTGCAGCGATGCCGACGCTCCCCTGCTGGTCATCAGCCAGTTCACCCTGTACGGCGACGCCCGCAAGGGCCGCCGCCCCACGTGGAACGCCGCCGCGCCGGGCGATGTGGCGGAGCCGCTGGTGGAGGAAGTGGTGGCACAGCTGCGGGCGCTCGGCGCGACGGTGGCGACCGGGCGGTTCGGAGCGCAGATGCGGGTCTCGCTCACGAACGACGGGCCGTTCACGGTGCTGCTGGAGATGTAG
- a CDS encoding winged helix-turn-helix domain-containing protein, with amino-acid sequence MVVTQEQVAANGSGRHNPREIAGVLRERIRAGVLRPGERLPTQAELAEEFGVERGAVRQALRVLQQDGLLSDVTKGSPPRVAAPQSGPDEPQPTMVALAPRLTEAFAAPHVRIDALCLTAQSLIPALGEPLRLIHEGRLRPERIDARILLPSREINLAFPVSVQAGGAEDDAVHQRWLAMRNAQGQVLRYNLQALRGTHDIEVDVTFRALPFTPPVKLYLLNGDEALFAHYMITRRAEATDRGTLEMYDAVGSESLLFSFEQRAGQRDAAFVEESQKWFDALWETISTDLTLS; translated from the coding sequence TTGGTTGTGACTCAGGAGCAGGTGGCAGCGAACGGAAGCGGCAGGCACAACCCTCGGGAGATCGCCGGTGTCCTGCGCGAACGCATTCGTGCCGGAGTCCTGCGGCCGGGTGAACGGCTGCCCACCCAGGCGGAGCTGGCCGAGGAGTTCGGCGTGGAGCGCGGTGCGGTGCGCCAGGCGCTGCGGGTGCTGCAACAGGACGGTCTGCTCAGCGATGTGACCAAGGGCAGTCCGCCGCGGGTCGCCGCGCCGCAGTCCGGGCCCGACGAGCCGCAGCCGACCATGGTGGCCCTCGCGCCCCGGCTCACCGAGGCGTTCGCGGCGCCGCACGTGCGCATCGACGCCCTCTGCCTGACCGCGCAGAGCCTGATCCCCGCCCTCGGCGAGCCGCTGCGCCTGATCCACGAGGGCAGGCTGCGCCCGGAGCGGATCGACGCCCGGATCCTGCTGCCGTCCAGGGAGATCAACCTCGCCTTTCCGGTCTCGGTCCAGGCCGGCGGCGCGGAGGACGACGCGGTGCACCAGCGCTGGCTGGCGATGCGCAACGCCCAGGGGCAGGTGCTCCGGTACAACCTCCAGGCCCTGCGCGGCACCCACGACATCGAGGTCGACGTCACCTTCCGGGCGCTGCCGTTCACCCCTCCGGTGAAGCTCTACCTGCTCAACGGGGACGAGGCGCTGTTCGCCCACTACATGATCACGCGCCGCGCCGAGGCCACCGACCGGGGGACGCTGGAGATGTACGACGCGGTCGGCTCCGAGTCCCTGCTCTTCTCCTTCGAGCAGCGGGCCGGACAGCGGGACGCCGCTTTCGTGGAGGAATCGCAGAAGTGGTTCGACGCCCTCTGGGAAACCATCTCCACGGACCTGACACTCTCCTAG